One genomic segment of Impatiens glandulifera chromosome 6, dImpGla2.1, whole genome shotgun sequence includes these proteins:
- the LOC124941306 gene encoding UDP-N-acetylglucosamine transferase subunit ALG13 homolog: MSERIVFVTVGTTCFDSLVKAVDTSQVKDELYKKGYTKLVIQMGRGTYNPIKCSGGNGFLTVDYFTFSSSIADHLRSASLVISHAGSGSIFESLRLVKPLIVVVNEDLMDNHQSELAEELAERKHLFCARPQTLQQTIQCMDLQSLIPYHPGNAKPVSELINRFLGFPED; the protein is encoded by the exons ATGAGTGAAAGAATTGTATTTGTAACTGTTGGGACAACTTGCTTTGATTCCCTTGTTAAAGCTGTGGACACTTCACAAGTTAAAGATGAACTATATAAGAAAGGTTACACAAAACTAGTCATTCAAATGGGACGTGGGACTTATAATCCGATCAAG TGTAGTGGAGGAAATGGATTCTTGACTGTAGATTACTTTACCTTCTCTTCCAGTATAGCTGATCATTTGAGATCAGCATCTCTGGTAATCAGTCATGCAG GATCAGGAAGCATATTTGAAAGTCTGCGGCTTGTTAAGCCTTTGATTGTTGTGGTAAATGAAGATTTGATGGACAATCATCAAAGTGAGCTTGCTGAAGAGTTGGCAGAAAGAAAACATTTGTTTTGTGCAAGACCACAAACTCTTCAGCAGACTATTCAGTGTATGGATCTGCAGTCTCTTATTCCTTATCATCCGGGCAATGCCAAGCCAGTTTCCGAGCTAATTAACAGGTTTCTCGGATTCCCAGAGGATTAG